One Bradyrhizobium zhanjiangense DNA segment encodes these proteins:
- a CDS encoding ABC transporter ATP-binding protein — translation MEPELVAEFEKKFPDGPPIKVRLHRPLGHFSLTVLFGPSGSGKTTALRCLAGLDRPQHGYIRFGDEIWFDASRGILVQPQRRQIGYLSQEYALFPHLTVARNIAYGIRRIGDAERRKRIAELSDLLGFAGLEGRYPDQLSGGQQQRVALARALVCRPRLLLLDEPLCALDQPTREQLRRDLRRWLTKLAVPAVMVTHDRVEALGLGDHVIVMDHGCVRQCGPPQDVFSAPIDPAVARIVGVDNIEGGKVIRKVNGLATIQIGSSELLALSAACVGSQVCVCIRAEDVMLERGAVAPQSSARNHLVGRIRSLDREGPMVRVGIECGFLLKALVTHQAYEDMGLCDGMEVTALVKAPAIRLIARD, via the coding sequence ATGGAGCCTGAGCTCGTAGCGGAGTTCGAGAAGAAGTTCCCAGACGGTCCTCCGATAAAGGTCCGGCTGCATCGCCCGCTCGGCCATTTTTCGCTCACCGTCTTGTTCGGTCCGTCGGGCTCGGGAAAAACAACTGCTCTGCGATGCCTGGCCGGGCTCGATCGACCGCAGCACGGCTACATTCGCTTCGGCGATGAGATTTGGTTTGATGCAAGTCGCGGCATCCTGGTTCAGCCGCAGCGCCGCCAAATCGGTTATCTGTCTCAAGAATATGCTTTGTTTCCGCACCTCACTGTCGCGCGCAACATCGCTTACGGAATTCGTCGCATCGGTGATGCAGAGCGGCGTAAGCGGATCGCTGAACTGAGCGATCTGCTTGGTTTCGCAGGCTTGGAGGGCCGCTACCCTGACCAGCTGTCGGGGGGACAGCAGCAACGCGTCGCGCTCGCCCGCGCATTGGTGTGCCGGCCGCGCCTGTTATTGCTGGATGAGCCGCTCTGCGCGCTGGATCAGCCAACCCGCGAGCAACTTCGACGTGACCTGCGCCGTTGGCTGACGAAGTTGGCAGTACCAGCCGTAATGGTGACTCACGACCGTGTCGAGGCCTTGGGATTGGGCGACCATGTCATCGTGATGGACCACGGCTGCGTTCGCCAATGCGGCCCGCCGCAGGATGTCTTTTCCGCGCCGATCGATCCGGCCGTGGCCCGGATCGTCGGTGTCGACAATATCGAAGGTGGCAAAGTCATTCGGAAGGTGAATGGATTGGCGACCATACAAATCGGCTCAAGCGAGTTGCTCGCGCTGTCGGCAGCCTGCGTCGGCAGCCAGGTATGCGTTTGTATTCGTGCGGAGGACGTCATGCTGGAAAGAGGCGCCGTGGCCCCGCAGAGCAGCGCACGCAACCACCTCGTCGGTCGCATCCGGTCGCTGGACCGTGAAGGTCCGATGGTGCGCGTTGGCATCGAATGCGGCTTTCTTCTCAAGGCGTTGGTCACGCACCAGGCTTACGAGGACATGGGACTGTGCGATGGGATGGAAGTAACTGCTTTGGTCAAAGCGCCCGCCATTCGCCTGATTGCGCGGGATTGA
- the modB gene encoding molybdate ABC transporter permease subunit yields MDIEAIWVSVELAAFTTLILFLLGLPFAYWLSVTRWRLKFLLESLVVLPMILPPTVLGFYVLVAIGPMSPLGRAYEHMTGHALAFSFQGLLLASILYSMPFAVRPFAAAFASVDRRLIEASWCLGVSRIRTFLQVACPLSWAGIVTGLVLSFAHTLGEFGVVLMVGGNIPGVTRTISIAIYDEVQAVNYRGAAMASLVLLASSFIALSVTHLLNRKGGHGA; encoded by the coding sequence ATGGATATCGAGGCGATATGGGTCAGCGTCGAACTCGCGGCGTTCACCACCCTGATCCTGTTCCTCCTGGGGCTGCCTTTCGCCTATTGGCTGTCCGTGACGCGCTGGCGCCTGAAGTTCCTGCTTGAGTCGCTGGTCGTTCTGCCGATGATTCTACCTCCGACCGTCCTTGGATTTTATGTTCTGGTTGCCATTGGGCCGATGAGCCCGTTGGGCCGGGCCTACGAACACATGACGGGACATGCCCTTGCGTTCTCGTTCCAAGGCCTGTTGCTCGCGTCGATCCTCTATAGCATGCCCTTTGCGGTCCGGCCGTTCGCCGCCGCTTTCGCCAGCGTTGACCGGCGACTGATCGAGGCGTCGTGGTGTCTCGGCGTCTCGCGAATTCGTACTTTCCTGCAAGTCGCATGTCCGCTCTCGTGGGCGGGCATTGTTACAGGCCTCGTCCTTAGCTTCGCGCACACGCTCGGTGAATTCGGCGTCGTGCTCATGGTGGGAGGCAACATTCCTGGTGTCACGCGCACGATATCGATCGCGATCTACGACGAGGTTCAAGCGGTCAACTATAGAGGAGCTGCGATGGCCTCCCTCGTTTTGTTGGCATCGTCTTTCATTGCGCTCTCGGTGACGCATCTCCTCAATCGGAAGGGAGGACATGGAGCCTGA
- the modA gene encoding molybdate ABC transporter substrate-binding protein, producing MRRRLLFFATMSAILAGLWYPDAALAAEPSDVRVAAAADLKFALDEAADLFRARHPNIKLQITYGSSGNFYAQLSNHAPFDVFLSADVDYPHRLVRDGLASEGDEFVYGVGRIVIWVPRSSSIDVEKLGMQSLLSPDVRKIAIANPRHAPYGRAAEAAMQSMGVYKQVKDRLVLGDTVLQAGQFVESGSADIGIISRSHALAPSLRDKGRFWEVPLDAYPRRVQGGVILSWAQSRSAAAALRDFIMGEEGRTILRRFGFESPEE from the coding sequence GTGCGGCGCCGGCTCCTGTTCTTCGCCACTATGTCCGCGATACTCGCCGGGCTGTGGTATCCGGATGCGGCGTTAGCCGCCGAGCCGAGCGACGTGCGCGTGGCTGCGGCCGCTGACTTGAAATTTGCCTTGGACGAGGCCGCGGACCTCTTCCGCGCTCGGCATCCGAACATCAAGCTCCAGATCACCTATGGCTCCTCGGGAAATTTCTACGCCCAACTGTCCAACCATGCTCCCTTCGATGTCTTCCTCTCTGCTGATGTTGACTACCCACACCGCCTTGTTCGGGACGGTCTTGCGTCGGAGGGCGACGAGTTCGTCTACGGTGTGGGACGGATCGTAATTTGGGTCCCGCGGTCCTCGTCTATCGACGTCGAAAAGCTCGGCATGCAGTCTCTGCTGAGCCCCGACGTCCGCAAGATTGCGATCGCCAATCCGCGCCACGCCCCGTATGGCCGGGCGGCGGAAGCCGCGATGCAGAGCATGGGGGTCTACAAACAAGTGAAAGACCGGCTGGTGCTCGGTGACACCGTGCTGCAGGCGGGCCAATTCGTCGAGAGCGGCAGCGCCGACATTGGCATCATCAGTCGCTCTCATGCGCTTGCCCCCTCGCTGCGGGACAAAGGAAGGTTTTGGGAAGTGCCGTTGGACGCCTATCCTCGCCGTGTGCAGGGAGGCGTGATCCTGTCGTGGGCGCAAAGCCGTTCCGCGGCCGCGGCCTTGCGCGATTTCATAATGGGCGAGGAAGGCCGAACGATCTTGAGACGCTTCGGGTTCGAGAGTCCGGAGGAGTAA
- a CDS encoding MASE1 domain-containing protein gives MDSYRSVSYVGGLVVIGVIYFASAKGGLALASIHPSATPIWPPTGVALAAVLLRGYRTWPAIFAAALIANATTAGSVATATAIATGNSLEAIAGAYLINQWSGGCETFSTPNSVAKFTLICVVIATPISASIGLTSLALFGYIEPENFADAWITWWLGDVTGALGIAPVIVLWASNHHHAFNRHDFVETAAVLATAAAVGLIAFSPLIEQTPGRDPLGFLVILPMLWAALRRGPRDTATVALVLAGITIWGTHTGGGPFATPDPNASFLLVLMFLISITVPSLLLSADVEVRKIAEGSLRRAHLELEQKVAERTQELQLANAAKSRFLAMASHDLRQPLHALGLFVAQLRTPLNPDERTKTIERIDATRKEMDEMFNSLLDMSRLDAGILTPKMTEFPIGRLLQKIEMAFDQATQKKGLRLRVRPSDVWVRSDAMLLERIMLNLVSNAVRYTLQGGILVGCRRRGEMLRIEVCDTGPGIPDDQKHNIFGEFFQVPTSEQNRSGGLGLGLAIVDKLRLLLNHQIDLASTVGRGSRFAILVPKVDQCVGSAAPADLPYPGAFAVDGKAILVIADTPIVQEGTGELLSKWGYSVLATGSDEAALVRLAEREQRPDLIISDYHLASGKTGIRAIEQINAAFGSSIPAILVSGDTGAEPLRDARDRGYILLHKPVDPMQLRAVMHELLRDHDGGRGTGAVS, from the coding sequence ATGGATTCATACCGCAGCGTCAGCTACGTCGGCGGTCTGGTCGTGATTGGAGTGATCTATTTCGCCTCGGCAAAGGGTGGCCTTGCCCTCGCCTCCATTCATCCCAGCGCAACGCCAATTTGGCCGCCGACAGGCGTTGCGCTGGCGGCGGTGCTGTTGCGGGGATATCGAACTTGGCCCGCAATTTTTGCGGCGGCGCTGATCGCCAATGCGACGACGGCAGGCTCCGTTGCCACTGCAACTGCGATTGCAACCGGGAACTCTCTTGAAGCGATTGCCGGCGCGTATCTCATTAATCAGTGGTCAGGCGGGTGTGAAACGTTCTCAACGCCAAATTCCGTCGCAAAGTTCACCCTGATCTGCGTCGTGATCGCGACACCGATCAGCGCCAGCATTGGACTGACCAGCCTGGCACTCTTCGGGTACATCGAGCCGGAGAATTTCGCGGACGCGTGGATCACCTGGTGGCTGGGCGACGTGACCGGCGCACTAGGCATTGCCCCCGTGATCGTGCTGTGGGCATCAAACCACCATCATGCCTTCAACCGGCACGATTTTGTGGAGACGGCAGCGGTCCTCGCGACAGCGGCGGCTGTTGGCCTCATTGCTTTCAGCCCCCTGATCGAGCAGACGCCCGGCCGAGATCCACTCGGCTTTCTGGTGATCCTGCCCATGTTATGGGCGGCGCTGCGTCGCGGTCCACGCGATACCGCAACGGTTGCCCTCGTGCTTGCGGGCATCACGATTTGGGGAACGCACACGGGCGGCGGCCCCTTCGCGACGCCAGATCCCAATGCGTCATTCCTTCTCGTGTTGATGTTCTTGATCAGCATTACCGTTCCAAGCTTGCTGTTGAGCGCGGATGTCGAGGTCCGCAAGATTGCTGAAGGAAGCCTGCGCCGCGCGCACCTCGAACTCGAGCAGAAGGTCGCAGAGCGCACGCAGGAGCTGCAGCTCGCCAACGCAGCGAAATCGCGCTTTCTCGCCATGGCAAGCCATGATTTGCGGCAACCGTTACATGCGTTGGGGTTGTTCGTCGCCCAGCTGCGCACGCCGCTCAACCCGGATGAAAGGACAAAGACGATCGAACGGATCGACGCAACCCGCAAGGAAATGGATGAAATGTTCAATTCGCTCCTGGACATGTCCAGGCTGGATGCCGGGATACTCACGCCCAAAATGACCGAGTTCCCGATCGGGCGCCTGTTGCAGAAAATCGAGATGGCGTTTGACCAGGCGACGCAAAAAAAGGGTCTGCGGCTACGCGTCAGGCCAAGTGATGTCTGGGTGCGAAGCGACGCGATGCTGCTCGAACGCATCATGCTGAATCTTGTATCAAATGCGGTGCGCTATACGTTGCAGGGCGGTATCCTAGTCGGATGTCGTCGTCGCGGTGAAATGTTGCGCATCGAAGTATGCGATACCGGTCCTGGCATTCCCGACGATCAAAAGCACAATATCTTTGGCGAGTTTTTTCAAGTTCCCACCTCAGAACAGAACCGGTCGGGCGGACTGGGCCTCGGCCTCGCCATCGTCGACAAGCTTCGCCTGCTTCTCAACCATCAAATCGACCTGGCCTCGACTGTGGGCCGAGGTTCGCGATTTGCGATCCTGGTTCCGAAAGTCGATCAATGCGTCGGGTCCGCGGCGCCCGCCGATTTACCATACCCAGGCGCCTTCGCGGTCGACGGCAAGGCAATTCTCGTTATTGCCGATACTCCGATCGTGCAGGAGGGAACGGGCGAATTGCTCAGCAAATGGGGATACTCGGTTCTTGCCACCGGATCCGACGAAGCTGCACTCGTCCGACTTGCCGAGCGCGAACAGCGCCCAGATCTCATCATCTCGGACTATCATCTCGCAAGCGGGAAGACCGGAATCCGGGCAATTGAACAAATCAATGCGGCGTTTGGCTCGTCAATTCCCGCCATTCTCGTCAGCGGCGATACCGGAGCTGAACCTCTGCGGGACGCGAGGGACAGAGGATACATCTTGCTGCACAAGCCCGTCGACCCGATGCAGCTCCGCGCTGTCATGCATGAGCTCCTTAGGGATCATGATGGTGGAAGAGGCACCGGGGCAGTTTCATGA
- a CDS encoding response regulator gives MKVLVVDDHTLIREALHGVLKQLKREAVIFEASSSREAMHIVEQHPDISLILLDINLPDRDGFSVLCELRHRYATIAIIILSSSDDQDTVRRAFKLGALGFIPKTTERDVMLNAIELVFSGGVYIPSEILEETAGPRLADKPSARDSLKGRGLTDRQIDVLALLMKGKSNKVIARTLNMAVPTVKNHITVVLKALGVATRTEAVIKVGKMGWEWPPKSES, from the coding sequence ATGAAGGTTCTTGTTGTTGACGATCACACATTGATCCGCGAGGCGTTGCACGGCGTCCTGAAGCAATTGAAGCGAGAGGCCGTGATATTCGAAGCTTCGAGCAGTCGAGAGGCCATGCACATCGTCGAGCAGCATCCCGATATCAGCCTCATTTTGCTCGATATCAATTTGCCTGACCGCGACGGCTTCTCTGTCCTTTGCGAACTGCGCCATCGCTATGCGACGATTGCTATCATCATTCTCTCGTCCTCCGATGATCAGGACACGGTCAGGCGCGCTTTCAAACTTGGCGCGCTGGGTTTCATCCCGAAAACCACGGAACGTGACGTGATGCTCAACGCTATTGAGTTGGTGTTCTCCGGCGGAGTTTACATTCCCTCGGAGATTCTGGAGGAAACGGCGGGTCCGCGGCTTGCAGATAAACCATCAGCTCGCGACTCGCTCAAGGGGCGCGGATTGACCGATCGTCAGATCGACGTACTTGCGCTGCTGATGAAGGGAAAAAGCAACAAGGTCATTGCCAGGACGCTCAATATGGCAGTGCCGACGGTGAAGAATCACATCACGGTCGTTCTCAAGGCGCTCGGCGTAGCGACGCGCACTGAGGCCGTCATAAAGGTCGGAAAAATGGGCTGGGAATGGCCGCCGAAATCTGAATCATGA
- the opgC gene encoding OpgC domain-containing protein, with protein sequence MHDRTATPKPSADALPELKANGRDLRIDACRGIALWCIFLDHVPNNIGSWLTLRNYGFSDAAEVFMFVSGVTCALAYGKVWRCEGWTSVIRRTLRRSRDIYVAFLLLTLACALLVHIAGVERLADESNTRILLDQPGATLAHAAILQYRPVNTDVLPIFVLLHLLFAPLLWLLLRLPNVTLGASLALYTLVHMFGWSLPAWPNGHWAFNPLAWQLLVVLGAWMIIEGERVRPWLTSRMALTPAVLYLVFSLVIALSWRIKPLEALIPQGLTKLAYSMDKSNLDPLRLLHFLALAVVAVWFVPPNRQALTTAVMRGAILCGRHSLPIFCLGVLLTLVSLLALLDISEGLAMQITLSVGGVLTMIVAATLLNLIKIRRRPQPIIARPMGVRAPQDAWGTVGWRTLEAFRRGLREVGWAGGQKRLIDCRFAERQAHQGPRLAGELARLKADAIAASSCPPSQSSSVSV encoded by the coding sequence ATGCATGATCGAACCGCCACCCCGAAGCCATCAGCGGACGCGCTGCCGGAGCTGAAAGCCAACGGCCGCGACCTGCGCATTGACGCCTGCCGCGGCATCGCACTCTGGTGCATCTTTCTTGATCATGTCCCCAATAACATTGGAAGTTGGCTGACGCTGCGAAACTACGGCTTCAGCGATGCCGCGGAAGTGTTCATGTTCGTCTCGGGCGTCACCTGCGCACTGGCCTACGGAAAGGTATGGAGGTGCGAGGGATGGACCAGCGTGATCCGTCGGACGCTGCGGCGAAGCCGGGACATTTATGTCGCATTTCTGCTGCTCACGCTCGCCTGCGCCCTCCTGGTCCACATCGCTGGCGTGGAACGCCTTGCTGACGAGAGCAATACGCGCATTCTGCTGGACCAGCCGGGCGCGACGCTCGCGCATGCGGCGATTCTGCAGTACCGCCCGGTCAATACCGACGTGTTGCCGATCTTCGTGCTTCTCCACCTCTTGTTCGCGCCGTTGCTGTGGTTGCTGCTCCGACTGCCGAACGTGACGCTTGGCGCCTCGCTGGCGCTTTATACGCTCGTGCATATGTTCGGCTGGTCCTTGCCGGCGTGGCCGAACGGCCACTGGGCGTTCAATCCACTGGCCTGGCAGCTGCTAGTGGTGCTTGGCGCGTGGATGATAATCGAGGGCGAAAGAGTGCGCCCCTGGTTGACGTCACGCATGGCGCTTACGCCTGCCGTTCTGTATCTGGTCTTCAGCCTCGTCATCGCATTGAGCTGGAGAATCAAGCCGCTGGAAGCGTTGATCCCGCAGGGGCTGACGAAGTTGGCTTACTCGATGGACAAATCGAATCTCGATCCGTTGCGTCTATTGCATTTCCTGGCTCTTGCAGTTGTAGCGGTATGGTTCGTGCCACCCAATCGACAAGCATTGACGACTGCGGTGATGCGCGGCGCCATCCTCTGTGGCAGGCACTCGTTGCCAATCTTCTGCCTCGGCGTTCTGCTTACGCTCGTGAGCCTCCTGGCGCTGCTCGACATATCTGAGGGGCTTGCGATGCAGATCACGCTCAGCGTTGGTGGCGTCCTGACGATGATCGTGGCGGCGACGCTGCTGAACTTGATCAAGATCAGACGCAGGCCGCAGCCGATCATTGCACGGCCGATGGGTGTGCGCGCCCCGCAGGACGCCTGGGGCACCGTTGGCTGGCGCACCCTGGAGGCGTTTCGCCGAGGACTGCGCGAGGTCGGATGGGCCGGCGGCCAGAAGCGCCTCATCGATTGCCGGTTCGCGGAGCGGCAAGCCCACCAGGGTCCTCGCCTCGCAGGCGAATTGGCGCGGCTCAAGGCGGATGCCATCGCGGCCTCGTCATGCCCACCAAGTCAGTCCTCTTCCGTATCCGTCTGA
- a CDS encoding tripartite tricarboxylate transporter substrate binding protein: MRWMNRLAATGFLLGSFVAAGPAQSADNYPSRPIRLIHGFAAGGAADTLSRIIADGLSKKLGQPIVVEAKPGAGGNIAADAIAKAEPDGYTIGLVTGAHAISAATYKSLSYQPADSFDMISTLVYYALVIAVRNDYPAKSLGELIAAAKQKPGALSFGSVGFGSTHHLAGELLDAMAGIDMVHVPYRGDSQSVTALLGGEVPVIVGTPVLLAPQIQSGAIRGLAVTSPTRTALLPDVPTVEEAGVKGYDVRTWAGLLAPKGTPPAVVAALNSATLDILKNPEIRQRLETAVGGEVRGSSPDEMQKLIQSEIAKWSGVVERAKIPKI, from the coding sequence ATGCGGTGGATGAATCGACTTGCTGCGACCGGATTTCTGCTTGGCAGCTTTGTGGCGGCCGGCCCGGCCCAGTCGGCGGACAACTATCCGTCGCGCCCGATACGCTTGATTCACGGCTTTGCCGCCGGCGGTGCGGCCGATACGCTGTCGCGCATCATCGCCGACGGGCTGTCCAAGAAGCTCGGGCAACCGATCGTCGTCGAGGCCAAGCCCGGCGCCGGCGGTAACATTGCGGCGGACGCGATCGCCAAGGCTGAGCCTGACGGCTACACGATCGGACTCGTCACGGGCGCCCACGCCATATCGGCCGCGACGTACAAGAGTCTGAGCTACCAGCCGGCCGATAGTTTCGACATGATCTCGACGCTGGTCTACTACGCGCTGGTCATTGCGGTGCGTAACGACTACCCGGCCAAATCGCTTGGCGAATTGATCGCGGCGGCAAAGCAGAAGCCCGGCGCGCTCAGCTTCGGCTCGGTCGGTTTCGGCAGCACGCATCATCTTGCGGGAGAGTTGCTCGACGCGATGGCCGGCATCGACATGGTGCATGTGCCTTATCGCGGGGACTCTCAATCGGTCACCGCGCTTCTCGGCGGAGAAGTGCCCGTGATCGTCGGCACGCCCGTCCTGCTTGCACCGCAAATCCAGAGTGGGGCCATTCGGGGCTTGGCAGTCACTTCGCCGACGCGGACCGCGCTATTGCCGGATGTTCCAACGGTCGAGGAAGCCGGCGTCAAGGGATATGACGTGCGGACCTGGGCCGGCCTTCTAGCTCCCAAGGGCACCCCGCCTGCCGTCGTCGCCGCACTCAACTCAGCGACACTCGACATCCTCAAGAATCCCGAGATCAGGCAGCGGCTGGAAACGGCCGTCGGAGGCGAAGTCCGTGGCAGCTCTCCCGACGAGATGCAGAAGCTGATCCAGTCCGAAATCGCGAAGTGGTCGGGCGTGGTTGAGCGGGCGAAGATCCCCAAGATCTGA
- a CDS encoding VOC family protein, translated as MTTQAPIARFTRLRHAAFASPDCERLLDYYRGVIGLGLVGRDGHRIFLASDSEQLSLVIEPGEAALKSIAFEISPNVEIEALSAALKRADLRPELRSDPLPGVSRLLSFIDPEGTQFELIQGWTPTPAQERIGALAVTKLGHVALRTPDPLAASEFYANVMGLRVSDWVEDRFVFMRSGYEHHTLNFARAPVRSLHHLAFELRDPSHMQQACDHLARNKLPILWGPVRHGPGHNTAVYHRNPDGHLVELFHDLDRMIDEELGYFDPRPWHRDRPQRPKVWVGLPRDVWGLPPSPECVEFAR; from the coding sequence ATGACGACCCAAGCGCCCATTGCCCGATTCACACGGCTGAGACACGCCGCTTTCGCCTCGCCGGATTGCGAGCGACTGCTCGACTATTACCGCGGAGTGATTGGCCTCGGCCTGGTCGGCCGCGATGGACATCGCATTTTTCTCGCCAGCGATTCCGAGCAGCTTTCACTGGTGATCGAGCCCGGCGAGGCGGCGTTGAAGAGCATCGCTTTCGAGATTTCTCCGAATGTCGAGATCGAGGCGCTGAGCGCCGCCCTGAAACGCGCGGATTTGCGTCCTGAACTGCGGAGTGATCCTCTGCCCGGCGTCTCCAGGCTGCTGTCGTTCATCGATCCCGAAGGAACGCAGTTCGAATTGATCCAGGGTTGGACGCCTACGCCGGCGCAGGAGCGGATCGGCGCGCTCGCTGTCACCAAGCTCGGCCATGTCGCGCTACGTACGCCCGATCCGCTTGCGGCCTCGGAGTTCTATGCGAACGTCATGGGTTTGCGGGTTTCCGACTGGGTCGAGGACCGCTTCGTCTTCATGCGCAGCGGCTACGAACATCACACGCTGAACTTCGCCCGTGCTCCCGTGCGCAGCCTGCATCATCTTGCGTTCGAATTGCGCGACCCTTCCCATATGCAGCAGGCCTGCGATCACCTTGCCCGCAACAAGCTCCCCATCCTTTGGGGCCCGGTCCGTCACGGCCCCGGCCACAACACAGCGGTCTATCACCGCAACCCCGATGGCCATCTGGTCGAGCTGTTCCACGATCTCGACCGCATGATCGATGAGGAGCTCGGCTATTTCGATCCGCGTCCCTGGCATCGCGATCGTCCGCAGCGCCCGAAGGTCTGGGTCGGACTGCCGCGCGACGTCTGGGGTCTGCCGCCATCACCGGAATGCGTCGAGTTCGCCCGTTAG
- a CDS encoding zinc-dependent alcohol dehydrogenase family protein, with translation MRAVLVRQPGGPDALELVEAPVPAPAAGQVQIRAEAFGVGQPDVLIRRGVYKWMPPLPANPGNDVAGRIAALGSGVEGLQVGQKVLLSARDLSQRGGCYAEYVVAPADAVHALPDHVDLQAAVCLSNYQVAYALLHECRHPRAPKSVLVIGAAGGVGTALVQLAKLAQMTVIGTVSTEEKAAFARSNGADHTIFYRSEDVVARTREATNGEGVGLVLDHVCGPEFTSYLGALGKWGTLLSYNAFAGLPEENLMAAMRNHLDICPAVRCFSFHIYDHDREGRRALMRNVIEALSRNAIKPAISATLKLDQVRQAHTLLEQGSALGKIIMTP, from the coding sequence ATGAGAGCGGTTCTGGTACGTCAGCCGGGCGGGCCGGATGCCCTCGAGCTGGTCGAGGCGCCGGTGCCAGCGCCCGCCGCCGGACAAGTTCAGATCCGTGCTGAGGCGTTCGGGGTGGGGCAGCCCGACGTGCTGATCCGCCGCGGCGTCTACAAATGGATGCCGCCGCTGCCGGCCAATCCCGGCAATGATGTTGCCGGCCGTATTGCCGCGCTCGGGTCAGGCGTTGAAGGCTTGCAGGTGGGCCAGAAGGTCCTGCTGAGCGCGCGTGATCTGTCGCAGCGCGGCGGCTGTTATGCCGAATACGTCGTCGCACCGGCAGACGCCGTTCATGCACTTCCCGACCATGTCGATCTGCAAGCAGCGGTGTGCCTGTCGAACTACCAGGTCGCCTACGCACTGCTGCACGAGTGCCGCCATCCGCGCGCGCCGAAAAGCGTGCTGGTGATTGGCGCGGCCGGTGGTGTCGGCACCGCGCTGGTGCAACTGGCCAAGCTGGCGCAGATGACCGTCATCGGCACGGTCTCGACCGAGGAGAAGGCCGCGTTCGCGCGAAGCAACGGCGCCGATCACACCATCTTCTATCGAAGCGAGGATGTGGTGGCGCGGACCCGCGAAGCGACAAATGGCGAGGGCGTCGGTCTCGTGCTCGATCACGTCTGCGGACCCGAGTTCACCTCCTATCTTGGCGCGCTCGGCAAATGGGGCACGCTGCTGTCGTACAACGCCTTCGCCGGGTTGCCGGAAGAGAATCTGATGGCGGCGATGCGCAATCATCTCGACATCTGTCCGGCGGTGCGTTGCTTCTCCTTCCACATCTATGACCACGACCGCGAAGGACGTCGCGCCCTGATGCGCAACGTGATCGAGGCCCTGAGCCGCAACGCGATCAAGCCGGCCATCTCGGCGACACTGAAGCTCGACCAGGTCAGGCAAGCTCACACACTGCTCGAGCAGGGCTCCGCGCTCGGCAAGATCATCATGACGCCATGA
- a CDS encoding GntR family transcriptional regulator, whose protein sequence is MPDSAIRPRKEFGKTIAADITHRLREEIVTCALAPGEPLRFDVLRERFGASFTTLREALTALAAEGLVDAQEQRGFRVAPVSRQDLVEVTDARVLIEVELIRRSIERGDDDWEIAVISTLHRLKRIEQRDPEHPLRDPEWKIAHRQFHQALVSACGSATLLAIRAELFDRAERYRHLSANFRPRPRDKAGEHQAIMQAAISRNADLAVQLIETHIRTTADNVAKYAGHLLDAE, encoded by the coding sequence ATGCCTGACAGCGCCATTCGCCCCCGCAAGGAATTCGGCAAGACGATCGCCGCCGACATCACCCACCGGCTGCGCGAGGAGATCGTGACCTGCGCTCTGGCCCCCGGCGAGCCGCTGCGCTTCGACGTGTTGCGCGAGCGCTTCGGCGCGAGCTTCACCACTTTGCGCGAGGCGCTGACCGCCCTTGCCGCCGAGGGCCTGGTCGACGCCCAGGAGCAGCGCGGATTTCGCGTGGCACCGGTCAGCCGCCAGGATCTTGTCGAAGTCACCGATGCCCGGGTTCTGATCGAAGTGGAGTTGATCCGCCGCTCGATTGAGCGGGGCGACGACGACTGGGAAATCGCCGTCATCTCGACGCTGCACAGGCTGAAGCGCATCGAGCAGCGCGATCCCGAGCATCCGCTGCGCGATCCCGAATGGAAGATCGCTCACCGGCAATTCCACCAGGCGCTGGTCTCCGCCTGCGGCTCTGCGACCCTGCTCGCGATCCGCGCCGAGCTGTTCGATCGTGCTGAGCGTTACCGGCATCTGTCGGCCAATTTCCGGCCGCGCCCTCGCGACAAGGCCGGCGAGCACCAGGCGATCATGCAGGCGGCCATATCGCGCAATGCCGATCTCGCCGTGCAACTGATCGAGACCCATATCCGCACCACCGCGGACAACGTCGCGAAATACGCCGGACACCTGCTCGACGCCGAATAG